In the Flavobacteriales bacterium genome, one interval contains:
- a CDS encoding purine-nucleoside phosphorylase, which yields MHTSEKIEQTLDWLREQTNFTPSTGIVLGTGLGGLTREMEVMLTIPYEQIPHFPVSTVESHSGNLLFGHINGHAVVAMQGRFHYYEGYSMQEVVYPIRVLKKLGIGRLILSNASGGLNPDYEKGDLMIIRDHIGLFLPAPPLRGEHDEAWGPRFPDLLHAYDPGLVKQAVEMAREMDIRTHEGVYIAVPGPHLETPAEYAMLRQLGADAVGMSTVPEVIAARQMGLPCFAISIITDLGVVGKIEPVSLEKVIAVATEAEPRMTKLMKSLISSL from the coding sequence ATGCATACATCCGAAAAAATTGAACAAACCCTGGACTGGCTGAGAGAACAAACCAATTTCACACCATCAACCGGTATCGTATTAGGAACAGGCTTGGGCGGACTCACCCGCGAAATGGAGGTCATGCTCACCATACCTTATGAGCAGATCCCACACTTTCCTGTTTCCACGGTGGAAAGTCATTCAGGAAACCTGTTGTTCGGCCATATCAACGGACACGCTGTGGTGGCGATGCAGGGTCGGTTCCACTATTATGAAGGATATTCCATGCAGGAGGTGGTATACCCCATCAGGGTTTTGAAGAAACTGGGTATCGGACGCCTCATCCTGTCAAATGCCAGTGGGGGCCTAAATCCGGACTACGAAAAAGGAGACCTGATGATCATCCGTGATCACATCGGACTGTTCCTGCCCGCCCCACCACTTCGCGGTGAGCATGATGAGGCCTGGGGTCCCCGCTTTCCAGACCTGCTTCATGCCTATGATCCCGGTTTGGTAAAACAAGCTGTGGAAATGGCCAGGGAAATGGATATCCGTACCCACGAGGGCGTTTATATAGCGGTGCCCGGACCTCATCTTGAAACCCCGGCTGAATATGCCATGCTAAGGCAACTCGGCGCAGACGCCGTGGGCATGTCTACCGTCCCCGAGGTGATCGCAGCGCGTCAGATGGGACTGCCGTGTTTTGCGATCTCCATTATTACAGACCTCGGCGTGGTGGGAAAAATAGAACCTGTGAGCCTTGAAAAAGTCATCGCCGTGGCTACAGAGGCAGAACCCCGC
- the lpxK gene encoding tetraacyldisaccharide 4'-kinase, translating to MKTSWRILLFPLIPLYGLGVLLRNLCFDLGILKAHRFKVPVISIGNLSTGGTGKSPHILLLTDWLSPGNKVAVVSRGYGRNTKGFLYVNEHSTAKEVGDEPLQLKKNHPEIIVAVDEKRAHGISRVIQDHPDTDVVLLDDAYQHRHVKPGLNILLIDAQHFSKINLLLPAGDLREPFSARKRADIIIITRASPPLDPALVRAVKNRIGPQATLYFSSVAYEQPKAVFQSTTVPSLKAQNILLVTGIARPDELLRHLLRHDNRITHLSFPDHHQFSPGDLQKIRTEFLTLDDKNAFILTTEKDAMRISTPDAADILADIPMFYLPISIQVTSESSTTLKNIIDAYIRKN from the coding sequence ATGAAAACGTCATGGCGAATCCTCTTGTTCCCACTCATTCCGTTGTACGGATTGGGCGTGCTCTTGCGAAACCTGTGTTTTGACCTGGGTATTCTGAAGGCACACCGGTTTAAGGTGCCCGTCATATCCATTGGCAATCTGAGCACGGGAGGCACCGGTAAATCACCGCATATACTGTTGTTAACGGATTGGCTCTCTCCCGGGAACAAAGTGGCTGTTGTCAGTCGGGGATACGGGCGCAACACCAAAGGCTTTTTATATGTAAATGAGCATTCCACCGCAAAGGAGGTCGGAGACGAGCCCCTGCAACTCAAGAAGAACCACCCGGAGATCATCGTTGCTGTTGATGAGAAACGGGCACATGGTATCTCCAGGGTCATACAGGATCATCCGGACACCGACGTGGTATTGCTGGATGATGCCTATCAGCATCGCCATGTAAAACCCGGACTAAACATCCTTCTTATTGATGCACAGCATTTTTCCAAAATCAACCTCCTCCTACCCGCCGGTGATCTGAGAGAGCCTTTTTCCGCACGTAAACGGGCTGATATCATTATCATCACCAGGGCATCTCCCCCCTTAGACCCTGCTCTTGTCCGTGCCGTTAAAAACCGGATAGGACCTCAGGCAACGCTTTACTTTTCTTCCGTTGCCTATGAACAGCCGAAAGCGGTATTTCAATCCACAACTGTCCCGTCCCTGAAAGCACAGAACATACTGCTCGTCACCGGCATAGCACGCCCCGACGAACTCCTGCGTCATTTACTAAGGCACGACAACCGGATCACACACCTTTCCTTTCCGGACCACCACCAGTTTAGCCCGGGGGATCTTCAAAAGATCCGGACAGAATTTCTTACACTCGACGATAAGAATGCCTTTATCCTAACCACCGAAAAGGATGCCATGAGGATATCAACACCGGATGCTGCGGATATCCTTGCGGACATACCCATGTTTTACCTGCCTATTTCTATTCAGGTAACAAGCGAATCTTCAACCACACTTAAAAACATCATTGATGCATACATCCGAAAAAATTGA